One Tripterygium wilfordii isolate XIE 37 chromosome 10, ASM1340144v1, whole genome shotgun sequence DNA segment encodes these proteins:
- the LOC120007994 gene encoding uncharacterized protein LOC120007994, translated as MMHDQHMSTELYLFAVDLLRDNMNSEFFIDCDDALRMPFIERKFDQYKKGTNVGGLETINMDGDHNRRAEREWVARFVVVVSAAAAAMLYYNQRGTYIDRVACRTSALQGSDWVAEILRGHPARCSQLFRMKKEIFRDYAKI; from the exons ATGATGCATGACCAGCACATGAGTACAGAGTTGTACCTATTTGCAGTGGATTTGTTGCGTGACAACATGAACAGTGAATTCTTTATAGACTGTGATGATGCACTGCGAATGCCCTTTATAGAGAGAAAGTTTGATCAATACAAGAAGGGGACGAATGTCGGCG GATTGGAAACTATTAACATGGATGGTGATCACAATAGACGTGCAGAACGTGAATGGGTAGCGCGGTTTGTAGTCGTTGTCAGTGCTGCAGCAGCTGCCATGTTATACTACAACCAGCGTGGAACATATATTGATAGGGTTGCGTGTAGGACATCAGCTTTACAAGGTTCTGATTGGGTGGCAGAAATTTTGAGAGGACACCCAGCTAGATGTTCTCAACTTTTCAggatgaagaaagaaatttttagAGACTATGCAAAGATTTAA
- the LOC120007694 gene encoding protein MLN51 homolog, which translates to MASHGEEDLEYESDPEDAKRSLAMRRREAASDDEEGEREVSEEKPRMDSKAPIHSDESDGQGGAADYDEDEYVEDEEEYIEDEEGEEAYEEEEEEILDGEGEVVEGKERSEERVNSAGTGSGRDANAVDVGMDNEMQGNVRRNAEEVAADVPAGNHVEEEDVEEEEDKKENEPFAVPTAGAFYMHDDRFRDNAAGRHRRTYGGRKLWESKDDRKWGHDKFEEVSIQERHYDEGRRTSRGRGYQARGKNRGPDHVYGRGNRPKVYNNSNRNQNQPKGVRGRGPIRYAKPVERTSHTSSGKSFTSTSNAQPEPLPARKQVFASSLSSASPPFFPSGSSNKDVALAHKRDVQTGSTSRSNRPTGIDGSFSVQDTNALLRKNKVADSVGMEKLYINDSMNGAAGKPLPNLQALPSGSSLVNTVKPSESRVQGRGVAVQGQMTYQPSPSSNQARFSSPMQPHTAHRGTMQNRGRPSVQASGQQLGQRSGSRSQASSPPKTATSMSSYEPGEVESSSVSNKSKFEVVGKAKGNIQGNGRGSFMYNGAQPQVMGATGSMAVGRGDQDFPATSAFLPVMQFGGQHPGGIGVPAVGMAFPGYVANPHGLGNSEMTWLPLLAGASGALGATYRPPYIAVDGAYHARPSGQTSSMGSTSNDNHSNKPNNDWNPSQRPESVNDDFGQKQNKPPRRYSEMNFSQSNS; encoded by the exons ATGGCTTCGCACGGGGAAGAGGACCTGGAGTATGAGAGTGATCCGGAAGATGCAAAGCGTTCACTGGCCATGCGTAGGCGAGAAGCAGCCAGTGATGATGAGGAAGGGGAAAGAGAAGTAAGCGAGGAGAAGCCCAGGATGGATAGTAAGGCCCCAATTCATTCGGATGAATCAGATGGTCAGGGTGGGGCTGCAGATTATGATGAAGACGAATATGTGGAAGATGAGGAAGAGTacatagaagatgaagaaggggAAGAGGCctatgaagaagaggaggaagagattCTTGATGGGGAGGGAGAAGTTGTGGAGGGTAAGGAGAGGAGTGAAGAAAGAGTAAATAGTGCTGGTACTGGCAGTGGGCGTGATGCTAATGCTGTGGATGTGGGTATGGACAATGAGATGCAAGGTAATGTGAGGAGGAATGCTGAGGAGGTTGCAGCAGATGTGCCTGCGGGGAATCATGTTGAGGAAGAGGacgttgaggaagaggaagacaaGAAGGAGAATGAGCCTTTTGCTGTACCAACTGCTGGTGCATTTTACATGCATGACGATCGCTTTAGGGACAATGCTGCTGGTAGACACAG GAGAACATATGGGGGAAGAAAGTTGTGGGAGTCGAAAGATGACAGGAAATGGGGGCATGATAAGTTTGAGGAGGTGTCTATCCAGGAAAGGCATTATGATGAG GGAAGGAGAACTTCTAGAGGTCGAGGTTATCAAGCCCGTGGTAAAAATCGAGGTCCAGATCATGTGTATGGTAGAGGAAATAGGCCTAAAGTGTACAACAACAGTAATAGGAATCAGAACCAACCAAAGGGTGTGAGAGGGAGAGGACCCATAAG ATATGCAAAGCCTGTGGAGAGAACTTCACATACCAGTTCAGGAAAATCCTTCACGTCCACATCAAATGCTCAACCTGAACCTCTTCCTGCTAGAAAACAAGTGTTCGCATCTAGTTTGAGTTCtgcttctcctccttttttCCCTTCAGGGTCTTCTAATAAGGATGTTGCCCTTGCACACAAAAGAGATGTGCAAACGGGAAGTACCAGCAGGAGCAATCGCCCTACTGGAATTGATGGCAGCTTTTCAGTTCAAGATACCAACGCATTACTTCGGAAAAACAAAGTAGCTGATTCTGTTGGCATGGAGAAGCTCTATATTAATGACTCCATGAATGGGGCAGCCGGTAAGCCTTTGCCAAATCTGCAGGCGCTGCCATCTGGATCTTCACTGGTCAATACTGTGAAACCTTCTGAGTCCCGGGTTCAGGGTAGGGGTGTGGCTGTTCAAGGACAGATGACCTATCAACCATCACCATCTTCTAACCAAGCCAGATTTTCTTCTCCAATGCAACCCCATACTGCTCACAGAGGTACTATGCAAAACCGAGGCCGACCTTCTGTACAAGCTTCTGGTCAGCAGTTGGGCCAGCGCTCTGGTAGCAGATCTCAAGCATCCTCTCCTCCAAAAACTGCTACGTCTATGAGTTCATATGAACCTGGGGAAGTGGAATCTTCCTCAGtatcaaataaatcaaaatttgaagTGGTAGGAAAGGCCAAAGGCAATATTCAAGGAAATGGACGGGGCTCTTTCATGTACAATGGAGCTCAGCCTCAGGTTATGGGAGCCACAGGGAGTATGGCTGTGGGTCGCGGTGATCAAGACTTCCCTGCAACCTCAGCCTTCCTCCCAG TTATGCAATTTGGGGGCCAGCATCCTGGTGGTATTGGAGTTCCTGCTGTTGGCATGGCGTTTCCTGGATATGTTGCTAATCCACATGGTTTGGGAAATTCTGAAATGACGTG GTTACCTCTTTTGGCTGGTGCTTCTGGAGCTTTGGGGGCTACTTATCGTCCCCCTTATATTGCTGTTGATGGGGCTTATCATGCTCGCCCATCAGGACAAACATCTTCCATGGGATCCACAAG CAATGACAATCATTCTAATAAACCTAATAATGACTGGAATCCATCTCAGAGGCCAG AGTCTGTGAATGATGACTTCGGGCAGAAACAAAATAAGCCTCCTCGTAG ATACTCGGAGATGAACTTTAGCCAGTCCAATTCTTAA